The Acidovorax sp. RAC01 genomic sequence GCAGGCCGGCGCGGCGGGCGTAGGCCTGCACGCGCTGCTGCACGCGCGGGTGGTGGCCTGTCAGCACACCGTTTTCCGACGCAACCAGGTCCACACGCGTCTGCACGCCGGCCTGCCGCAGCGCATGCTGCGCGGCCAGGGCCAGCTCCACCCCGGCGGCGCCCGCGCCCACCACCACCAGTCGGCAGGTGCCACGGGCCTGGGCCTGCGCCAGCTCGCGCGGCCAGCGGTCAAAAAAATGGTCCAGCGGCTTCACGGGCAGCAGCGTGCCGCCCAGCGCCTGCAGCCACGATGTATCGGTTTCGCTGCCCACATCCAGGGACAGCAGGTCGTAGTGCACATGCCGTCCGTCGGTCAGGCCCACGCAGTGGCGGCCGGCATCCATGCCCACCACGCTGTCCGGGACGAGCCGGGCGCCAGCGGCTGCCGCCAGGGGGCGCAGGTCAATGCGGCTGTTGTCCAGGGCATAGTGCCCCGCGATCCAGCCGGGCAGCATGCCCGAGTAGTTCTGCCAGGCCGACGGGGTGATCAGCGTGACCTCGACGCCTTGCACGGGCTTGCGTGCCAGCGCCTCCAGCACCGACAGATGCGCATGCCCGCCGCCCACCAGCACCAGGCGCTGCTTCATGCGCGGCGCCCTCGGGTGCGGGCAGCGCTGCGCGTGCAATGGAATGCGGTGGCGGTGGTCTTCATGGTTGCCTGGCAGTCGGTAAGCCTGGTTGCGGGGGTGGCAGCGTCATTTTCATCAAGGGGCGAACCGGCCGGGAGGTGTCCGGCGTGGTGGATCGATGCAGCTTGGTCGCACCTGCCGGGTTCATTCTTACACTCGCGTAATAAAAGACGGCGTGGCAGCGACCAAGCCGGTGCAACCCACCCACAAAAACCGGAGTGATCCACATGACCAAGGCAGTGATCGGCGTTATCGGCGGCAGCGGGCTCTACCACATGGCCGCCCTGGAAAACGCGCAAGAGCAGCGCATCGACACGCCCTACGGCCCGCCGTCAGATGCCATCGTGACGGGCGAGGTGAGCGGCGTTCCGGTGGCGTTTCTGGCCCGGCATGGCCGGGGGCACCGGCTGATTCCGTCGGAGGTGCCGTACCGCGCCAACATCCATGCCCTGCGCCAGCTGGGGGTGCGCTATCTGATCTCGCTGTCGGCCGTGGGATCGCTGCGCGAGGAGATGCGGCCGTTGGACATGGTGCTGCCCGACCAGTTCATCGACATGACGCGGCGGCGGGACGGTACGTTTTTTGGCGCGGGTGCCGTGGCCCATGTGTCGATGGCGCAGCCGGTGTGCCCGGCGGTGTCTGACGTGCTGGCGCGTGCGCTGGCCGCTGCCGGGCTGCACGACAAGGTGCGCCTGCACCGTGGTGGCACCTACCTTTGCATCGAGGGGCCGCAGTTTTCCACCCGGGCCGAGTCGCACTGGTACCGCAGCATGGGCGCCAGCGTGATCGGCATGACCAACATGCCCGAAGCCCGCCTGGCGCTGGAGGCGCAGATGGCCTACGCCACGCTGGCCATGGTCACTGACTACGACTGCTGGAACCCGCGCGAGGCCAACGTCACCGCCACGTCGGCCATTGCCAACCTGCTGCAAAACGCCGAGCACGCCCAGGCCATCGCGGCGCACGCCATCGGCATCCTGGGGCGCGAGTTGCCGGCTTCACAGGCCCACACCGCGCTCGATGCTGCCCTGGTCACCCCCCGCGATGCGATGGCGCCGGAGGTGCTGGCGCGGCTTGCGCCTTTGTGGGGTGGCGCCTGAAGGCTTTGGGGGCGAAAACTGATGTCAAATAGGCTGCTGTCGCTTGTCTGGTAAGCACTTATAGCTATCAATATGATAGTGAATGGCGCCTACTGCGGCAGGCATGGTGCAAAGCCCTGGGGCCCCGTTGCCGCCACTTCGGTCCGGGCCAGTGGCACGGTGCTGTCGTTATGCCCCGGTATCTTGGTCAGGCGCTGGCCGTTTTGCCACACCCACTGTTTGCCATCAAAGCTGTAGACAAAGGTGTGCGTGCGGTTGGACAGCAGGTGCGCGGGCGTGAGCGCGATGGCCTGGGCAGCGGCTTCGGTGGGGGCGGTGGCGCGGGCCTCGTTGTCCTTCACCACCATCTTGCCTACGTAGGGCGTTACGTTGGATTCCGTGCGTTGGACCTCGCCTTGCACCTGCGCGGGGCTGTAGCCGGTCTTTGTCCATTCCGCCGTGCCGCCGGGGCGCACAAAGGGCTCGCGCGCCGCCAGGTGCTGGGTGCACGCAGCCACCAGGGCATCGAAGGCCACCTTGGCCGGGCCCTCAACTGTGGCCTGTTTGCAGCCGGGCAGAACCAGCAGCAGGGCGGTGGGGGCCAGAACGCGAAGCAGAAGGCGGGGGGCAGAAGGCATGGGCATCGGTAAGGCGGGCGGGGTGGTGGCGTGTGGCTGCTGCGGCGCTGGCGCGACGCCAGCGCAGTGCATGGCATTGTGTGCGGTCGCGCGCCAACCGGCTTGACCGAAGTCAATGTGACGCCACGGCCTGTGCACTGCGGCACCCCATGGGCGCGCGGTGGGCGTCATCCCGCTGGGCCGCCCCACCACGCAGGCAGCAGGCTGCGCACCTGCGGCTGTGCAAAGCGTTCGTCCATCAGGTGCACCACACCTTCGTCACTGGGCGTGCGGATCACGCGGCCGGCCGCCTGCACCACCTTTTGCAGGCCGGGGTACAGGTAGGTGTAGTCATACCCTGCGCCAAACAGGGCCTGCATGCGCTCGCGGATCTGCTCGTTGACCGGGTTGATCTGCGGCAGGCCCAGTGTGGCCACAAACGCGCCAATGAGCCGCTGGCCGGGCAGGTCGATGCCTTCGGCGAACGAGCCGCCCAGCACCGCGAAGGCAATGCCCTGGCTGGTGGTGGTGAAGCGGGCCAGAAACTCGCGCTGCTCTCCCTCCAGCATGCGGCGCGACTGGCTCCAGTGCGGCACATCGGGGTGCTGCTGCGCAAACAGCGCAACGGCTTGCTGCAGGTACTCGTAGCTGCTGAAAAACGCAAGGTAGTTGCCGGGCCGCGTGCGGAACTGCTGCGCCATCAGCGCCCCAATCGGCGCGAGGGACGCCGCGCGGTGCGGGTGGCGCGTGGAGATGTGGCGGGCCACTTGCACCCGCAGCTGGCGCGCGGCAAAGGGCGATTCCACATCCACCCACGCATGGTCAGGCGGCAGGCCCAGCAGGTCGGCGTAGTAGCCCGCGGGCTGCAGCGTGGCCGAAAACAGCGTGCTGGTGTGCGCAGCCGCCAGCCGGGGCTGCAAAAAAGGCGCGGGCACCACGTTGCGGATGCAGACCACGGACCCGCCGGGTTTCGGGCGCTGCGCCCCGCGGACCTCTGCAGGCTGGGTGATGTCCACCATCGAATGTTCGTCCCGCAGGTCGGCCATGCGCTGCAGGTGCAGGGCATCGAAGTAGAAGGCCTGCAGGGCCGGGTCGGGCTCGGTGGGGTGGTCGGTGAAATGCTCGGTGAGCGTGGTGGTGCATTGCTGCAGGGCGGCCAGGAGCTTGTCGGGCAGGGCATCCAGCACGGTGTAGGTGGCGATCTGTGCCTTGTCCAGCGCCACCCAGGCGCGGCGCACCTTGTCCAGTGCCTTCTTCACCGGCGCATGGCGCACGGCGGTGGGGCTGCTGCGGGCCTGGGCGAGGGCGGCAGGGTGCAGCTCGGCGGTGAACATCTTGCGACCACGCTCGACCAGGTTGTGCGCCTCGTCCACCAGCACGGCTGTGCGCCACTGGTTGGCCTGGGCCAGGCCGTGCAACAGGCCGCCCAGGTCAAAGTAGTAGTTGTAGTCGCCCACCACCACATCGGCCCAGCGGGCGAGTTCCTGGCTCAGGTAATAGGGGCAAATGTTGTGCTGCAGGGCCACCTCACGCACGCGGGTTTGCAGCAGCGCGGGGGCGGGGCTGCCGTCACCGGCGGCAGCCACGGCGGCGGCGCGGGCGGCGGGCAGCCGGTCGTAAAAGCCGCGGGCCAGCGGACAGGATTCGCCGTGGCAGGCCTTGTCGGGATGCTCACACGCCTTGTCGCGTGCCACCAGCTCCAGCACACGCATCGGTAATGTGGGTGCGCTGTCAGACAGGCGCGCCAGCGCATCCAGCGCCGTCTGCCGCCCCGAGGTTTTGGCGGTCAGAAAGAACACCTTGTCGATGCGCTGCGCTGGCGAGGCCTTGAGCAGCGGGAACAGCGTGCCCATGGTTTTGCCAATGCCTGTGGGGGCCTGGGCCAGCAGGCAGCGGCCCGCCACCGCCGCCTTGTACACCGCCTCGGCCAGCGGGCGCTGGCCGGTGCGAAAACCGCCGAACGGGAATGCCAGCAGGCCCAGCGCCGCATCGCGCGCGGCGCGGTGGGCGGCCTCCTGGTCTGCCCACGCCATGAAACGCTGGCACTGGGCCTCAAAGTGCTGGCGCAGGTCATCCGCGCTGCAGCGCTCGGTGAACACCGTCTCTTGTTGCGTGCCCACGTCCAGGTACACCAGGGCCACGTCGATGTGTGCCAGCTGCTCCTGCTGGCACAGCAGCCATCCATACACCCTGGCCTGCGCCCAGTGCAGATGGCGGTGCGATGCGGGTTGGCGGTCGAGGCTGCCCTTGAAGGTCTTGACCTCGTCGATGCGCTGCTGCGCGGGGTCGTAGCCATCGGCCCGGCCGCGTACGTGCAGGCTTTGGTAACTGCCGCCCAGCGCCACTTCGGCCCGGTAGGCGGCACCCCGGCGGGATGCTGCCACGGCATGGCCTGCGATGCCTTCGAGCGCCGTGGGCACGGGCGTGAACCGCAGGTCCAGGTCACCCTGCTTGGCGGTGAACTCGCACAGCTCGCGCACCGCCACGGTGTAGGTCATGCTGCGTGGGCGCGGGGGGAGCCAGCCGTACCGTGTGCCCCGTTGGGCGTGGCGTCGGGCGTTGACGCCGGCGCTGCGGCGGGTGGCTCGCCCAGGTGGGCCTGCACCACTTCTTCGTCGCTGCGCAGCGGGGTGGCCTTGCACAGCGCCATCCACACGGCAAAGGGCAGCGTGCAGCCGTGGTGCCGCGCGGGGCGCAGCAGCTCAAAGCGCCCGTCCTCCACGGTGCCATGCAGCACCCAGATACCGAAGTGCTCGGGGATCTCGTCGGGCTCGGCAATACCGGCCGGGAACACGTAGTAGCACTCCTCGCACAGCCACTGGTAGGCCTGGCGTTTGGCGTCGTGCCGCAGGTCCGACAACAGGTCGGCCCGGCTGGCTTTTACCTCGTGCACCATGGGTTGCAGGTAGGCGGGCACCGAGGTGTTGCGCACCGAGAAGAGATCGGGCCGGGCCATGCGCCATACATTGGCGGCGGCCCGTGCGGCGGGTGCCTCTTCATCGTTGGGCCACAGCGGCGCCAGTGCGGCCGGCGAGCCGTCTGCGGCCGTCGGCAAGGGTACGGGTGGGGGCAGGGTGTCGATCACGGCACGCAGCGACAGCTCGGCCCACACGATGCGACCCGACGCTAGCAACTGCGATGCGAACTTCTGGCCCAGCCGGTCGTGCAGGCTCAGGGCGCGCACCCCGCGCTGGCGCGCCTGCGCCAGGGTGCGGATGCCTTCGTCGGTCAGGCGCAGGGTTTCGCAACCGTCGGGCGCAGTGTGCAGGTGGATGAGGCCCGCAGCCAGCAGATCAATCTCCAGCCCGTCCTTGCACGGCCACCCTGCCGAGCGCCAGATCTGCATCAGGCGCGTGCGGTGAAAGCGGGTGACGGTGATGGGGTGCGCGGGGGCTGCCGGGGTGGAGGGGGCGGGATGCGCCGTCATGGCGGGGTGGATGGGCTGGTGGAATACTGATTTTAATCACAGTATCTGGCCCGTGGTGCTTCTGGATGTGGCGCGCGCGTGGGCAGGATATCAGGGTGCAATCGGCATGCAGCGCACGAGAGACAGGCTCAGAATGCTACAAAAACAGGAGCAATGCCGCGATCGGTGCATGCGGGAGTGACGTGAACCCGTCCGGTGGATGCGCCAGGAGGCTGGTGACCGCGAGACCGCCTGTGCGATCGCAAGACACGAGCCGTTTCAACGGCGGCGCCTGGTGAGGGCCACCCAGGGGCATTCAGTCTTCGACCTTCACTCCCAGCTGGGCCAGCTTTTTGGCAAACGAGTCCCTGCGTTTTGCTGCCTTGGCAGCGGTGTCGGACGCGGCCTGGATGGCCTTGGGCCCCTTGTCGGCAGCCGCTTTGATCAATCCGAACTTGTGAGCGGCATCTGCCTGCGCCCGCTTGAAAGTGGCGATGAGTTCAGTAGGGGCAACGGATGGATTCACTGGGCCTCCCGTATCGATCAGCGTCGTTACGCTCAAAGCTTGACGTGGGTGCGAAGCAGGGCGGTTCGCAACTCGCGACTGGCGGGCTTTGACACATCCACCTGTTGAACCGCCATTTCAAACGGTGAGCCCGGCCGGATGCTTGCAGGCAGTATCTTTTTTGCCGGATTCTTGGCGGGGTACGTGCCCTGAGCCGGACACATGCGAACGGAGAACCCGAATTCGTCCAGGGTGCCTTTGGCGTACAGCTCTGCCAGTTGCTGAAACGTCACGAAGGTTGACCGTTTGCCTTCCTTCAACCCCGGCTCTCGGACGTCACGGACAACCTCGAATTTGCCGAGCGAGTCTCGCTGCGTATCGGTGAATGGGTGCAGCAAAAAGGTCTGGCGAACCCCAGTCTGTTTGGACACCAGGGTGTGCTCTACGGCGATATCGGTCAGCAGCATATTGATTTTCCTGGTTTTTCAAGCCGCAGCTCATACAGCCGCATCGGTCGGCATCCCGCCCAAAGTCACAGCATGGATTTTCAAATCAGACCCTAGAGAAGCCCAAGAGACGCGCAGATGCGAAGTGCACCATTGGCAAATTCACACTAAGGGCGCGGACTTTAACTGAACGCAGCAAATGGCAGATCGATGTCGCACCGTGGCGGCTGCAGTTGCTGGCCGCTGGCTGAGCAGGCAGTCGCGGGCGCGTCGCACCCCGCGGGCCGTGCGCCAGCACAATCGCCGCATGCAATCCACCACCACCATGCTGCGGCTGATCAGCCTGGCTGCCTTTTCCAGCATGGCCTCGATGCGCGTGTGCGACCCCATGCTGGTGGCGCTGGCCGCAGAGTTCCGCATCACCACTGGCGATGCCGCTGCCGTGGTGGCCGCGTTTGCCGTGGCCTACGGCGTGCTGCAACTGGTGTACGGGCCGCTGGGCGACCGGCTGGGCAAGCTGCAGGTCATCATCGGCGCGACGGCGGCGTGCGCGGTGTTCAACGCCGTCACAGCCATGGCGCCTGGCTTCACGGTGCTGGTGGTAGCGCGTGCGGCCATGGGCGCGGCGGCGGCCGGCATCATTCCGCTGTCGATGGCGTGGATTGGTGACCAGGTGCCCTATGCGCAGCGGCAGGAAACCCTGGCCCGGTTGATGGGCGCCACCGTGACCGGGATGATGGCCGGCCAGTGGTTTGGCGGCTTTGCCACCGAAACGCTGGGCTGGCGCGCCGCCTTCGCGGTGCTGTCGGTGCTGTTTGCGGTGGCCGCGGTGCTGCTGTGGCGCCATGTGCGCGCTGCCAGCACCACGCCCGAGGCCATCGCGCAGGCGGCGGCCGAAGGTGTGGCGGGCCGGCCCCCGTTTTCGCTGGCCGGTTACGTGGCGGGCACTGTGGCCCTTTTGCGGATGCCGCGCGTGCGCTGGGTGCTGGCGGTGGTGGCCATCGAAGGTGCATTGGCTTTTGGCACGCTGGCCTTTGTGCCGGCGCGCATGGTCGACGGGTTTGGCCTGTCGGCGTCGGCCGCGGGCGGTGCCATGGTGCTGTATGGCGTGGGCGGCTTGCTGTACAGCGTGTTCGCCCGCCGCTGGCTGGCCTGGCTGGGCGAGCGCGGGCTGGCGCTGGCGGGCGGCACCATGATCGCCGCAGGCCTGCTGCTGCTGGCCTGGGCGCCCGTGGTGGCCTGGGCGGTGGTGGGCTGCTTTCTGGCGGGGCTGGGCTTTTACATGCTGCACAACACGCTGCAGGTGCAGGCCACGCAGATGGCGCCGGAGGCACGTGGCACGGCGGTCACGCTGTTTGCATGCCTGCTGTTTCTGGGGCAGTCCACCGGCGTGCTGATCGTGGCTTTCAGTGTGGACCGGGGCTGGCTGCCGCCGGTGTTCACGGCCGCGGCAGTGGGTGTTTTTGTGCTGGGGCTGCTGGTTTCGCGCCGGGTGCAGGCGCGCGGGGCGGTGGCTGGGGCCTGACTGGCCCCAATGGCGTTCCCGTCAATCCCGCGCCTCGTACCAGCCCTTGCTGCGGTTGACCACGGCCACCACCGCCAGCATCACCGGCACCTCGATCAGCACGCCCACCACGGTGGCCAGCGCCGCGCCCGAGTGAAATCCAAACAGGCTGATCGCCGTGGCCACGGCCAGCTCGAAGAAGTTGGATGCACCGATCAGCGCCGACGGACAGGCAATGCTGTGCTTTTCGCCCACGGCACGGTTCAAGCCGTAAGCCAGGGCCGAGTTGAACAGCACCTGGATGAGGATGGGCACGGCCAGCAGGGCGATCACCAGCGGCTGCTGCAGGATGGCCTCGCCCTGGAAGGCGAACAGCAGCACCAGCGTGGCCAGCAGCGCGGCGATGGACCACGGCCCGGTGCGCACCACGGCGGCGTCAAAGGCGGCCTGCCCGCGGCGCAGCAGGCGCTTGCGCAGCCATTGCGCGATCACCACCGGCACCAGGATGTACAGCACCACCGAGGTGAGCAGCGTGTCCCACGGCACGGTGATGGCCGACAGACCGAGCAAGAAGGCCACCAGCGGCGCAAATGCCACGATCATGATGCTGTCGTTCAGCGCCACCTGCGACAGCGTGAACAGCGGGTCGCCCCCGGTGAGGCGGCTCCACACAAACACCATGGCCGTGCAGGGCGCCGCGGCCAGCAAGATGAGCCCAGCGATGTAGCTGTCGATCTGGTCGGCGGGCAGGTAAGGCGCGAACCAGTGGCGGATGAACAGCCAGCCCAGCAGCGCCATCGAAAACGGCTTGACCAGCCAGTTGACGAACAGCGTCACGCCGATGCCGCGCACATGCTGGCGCACCTCGGCCAGCGCGCCAAAGTCCACCTTGAGCAGCATCGGGATGATCATCACCCAGATGAGCAGGCCCACGGGCAGGTTGACGCGCGCCACCTCCAGCGCACCCACGGTGCGGG encodes the following:
- a CDS encoding FAD-dependent oxidoreductase translates to MKQRLVLVGGGHAHLSVLEALARKPVQGVEVTLITPSAWQNYSGMLPGWIAGHYALDNSRIDLRPLAAAAGARLVPDSVVGMDAGRHCVGLTDGRHVHYDLLSLDVGSETDTSWLQALGGTLLPVKPLDHFFDRWPRELAQAQARGTCRLVVVGAGAAGVELALAAQHALRQAGVQTRVDLVASENGVLTGHHPRVQQRVQAYARRAGLHLHMQRAVGAEGGVLLADGSFLPADLVIAATGARAPVWLAMSGLALDPAGYILVDSHQRSTSHADVFAAGDVCARPGSALSRSGVHAVHAGPVLARNLMAALAGEPLHTYRPKPNALYLLACGPRYAIASWGAWSAQGHWVWRWKDWIDRRFIRRFAPGRWPNQPGGDGSSA
- the mtnP gene encoding S-methyl-5'-thioadenosine phosphorylase, with protein sequence MTKAVIGVIGGSGLYHMAALENAQEQRIDTPYGPPSDAIVTGEVSGVPVAFLARHGRGHRLIPSEVPYRANIHALRQLGVRYLISLSAVGSLREEMRPLDMVLPDQFIDMTRRRDGTFFGAGAVAHVSMAQPVCPAVSDVLARALAAAGLHDKVRLHRGGTYLCIEGPQFSTRAESHWYRSMGASVIGMTNMPEARLALEAQMAYATLAMVTDYDCWNPREANVTATSAIANLLQNAEHAQAIAAHAIGILGRELPASQAHTALDAALVTPRDAMAPEVLARLAPLWGGA
- a CDS encoding ATP-dependent DNA helicase — protein: MTYTVAVRELCEFTAKQGDLDLRFTPVPTALEGIAGHAVAASRRGAAYRAEVALGGSYQSLHVRGRADGYDPAQQRIDEVKTFKGSLDRQPASHRHLHWAQARVYGWLLCQQEQLAHIDVALVYLDVGTQQETVFTERCSADDLRQHFEAQCQRFMAWADQEAAHRAARDAALGLLAFPFGGFRTGQRPLAEAVYKAAVAGRCLLAQAPTGIGKTMGTLFPLLKASPAQRIDKVFFLTAKTSGRQTALDALARLSDSAPTLPMRVLELVARDKACEHPDKACHGESCPLARGFYDRLPAARAAAVAAAGDGSPAPALLQTRVREVALQHNICPYYLSQELARWADVVVGDYNYYFDLGGLLHGLAQANQWRTAVLVDEAHNLVERGRKMFTAELHPAALAQARSSPTAVRHAPVKKALDKVRRAWVALDKAQIATYTVLDALPDKLLAALQQCTTTLTEHFTDHPTEPDPALQAFYFDALHLQRMADLRDEHSMVDITQPAEVRGAQRPKPGGSVVCIRNVVPAPFLQPRLAAAHTSTLFSATLQPAGYYADLLGLPPDHAWVDVESPFAARQLRVQVARHISTRHPHRAASLAPIGALMAQQFRTRPGNYLAFFSSYEYLQQAVALFAQQHPDVPHWSQSRRMLEGEQREFLARFTTTSQGIAFAVLGGSFAEGIDLPGQRLIGAFVATLGLPQINPVNEQIRERMQALFGAGYDYTYLYPGLQKVVQAAGRVIRTPSDEGVVHLMDERFAQPQVRSLLPAWWGGPAG
- a CDS encoding MFS transporter, giving the protein MQSTTTMLRLISLAAFSSMASMRVCDPMLVALAAEFRITTGDAAAVVAAFAVAYGVLQLVYGPLGDRLGKLQVIIGATAACAVFNAVTAMAPGFTVLVVARAAMGAAAAGIIPLSMAWIGDQVPYAQRQETLARLMGATVTGMMAGQWFGGFATETLGWRAAFAVLSVLFAVAAVLLWRHVRAASTTPEAIAQAAAEGVAGRPPFSLAGYVAGTVALLRMPRVRWVLAVVAIEGALAFGTLAFVPARMVDGFGLSASAAGGAMVLYGVGGLLYSVFARRWLAWLGERGLALAGGTMIAAGLLLLAWAPVVAWAVVGCFLAGLGFYMLHNTLQVQATQMAPEARGTAVTLFACLLFLGQSTGVLIVAFSVDRGWLPPVFTAAAVGVFVLGLLVSRRVQARGAVAGA
- the arsB gene encoding ACR3 family arsenite efflux transporter; amino-acid sequence: MAVFERYLTVWVLLCIVAGIALGQWLPGVARTVGALEVARVNLPVGLLIWVMIIPMLLKVDFGALAEVRQHVRGIGVTLFVNWLVKPFSMALLGWLFIRHWFAPYLPADQIDSYIAGLILLAAAPCTAMVFVWSRLTGGDPLFTLSQVALNDSIMIVAFAPLVAFLLGLSAITVPWDTLLTSVVLYILVPVVIAQWLRKRLLRRGQAAFDAAVVRTGPWSIAALLATLVLLFAFQGEAILQQPLVIALLAVPILIQVLFNSALAYGLNRAVGEKHSIACPSALIGASNFFELAVATAISLFGFHSGAALATVVGVLIEVPVMLAVVAVVNRSKGWYEARD